The following proteins are co-located in the Vigna angularis cultivar LongXiaoDou No.4 chromosome 2, ASM1680809v1, whole genome shotgun sequence genome:
- the LOC108329194 gene encoding uncharacterized protein LOC108329194 isoform X1: protein MKATRKLNKPDPVSKLVLEEVIGLTTKNSNGLASNALSSKCAYLAGSVVVIYDMNLGSQSHLMVSNRMPKPLSCVALSRDGHFVAAGEAGNQSSVLVWDSFTLSVVSELKGHIYGATCICFSPNGKHLVSVGGYIYLWNWRSGELITKLQATSCSTISSISFSSDAKFFVTSGKKHLKFWLLGSSRKTQLYEGMRKSTSLAIHEKPTNLSIHKASSVTSISSVWCCNGYDNCKKAGDCFPIYTLTDSGILYLINSGMSVEKSVTLKVRKAFALSTSAKLIACACNNGTVQLFTPISLEYVGSILYSKKKKLLKGSNLVSHTIVPEQASEQLHALPDAIACQFSALEKIVVVYGDHSLYIYDIHDVNQVTKCYVLVSHSSCIWDIKNLCCENMHDPSLACTARGCLGGISFATCSTDGTIRIWDIALQSDFSNDAEDLKTELLSSSFLVTAGTFERDAVKVHVTNGEFRSLAVSSDGNYLAAGDSKGNIHIYNLQTSDYTCFQGAHDGEILTLSFTLSTQDKEIVKNNYFLASGGRDCMIHLYDVKRNFDLIDSIDDHSAAVTSIKISSNGCRILSCSADSFLVLRDVVIADDGYKILQQHRQKALQRGTVYDMAVDATCETVVTVGQDKKIKTFDMAAQKLIRSHNHDKNFGEPIKVIMDPSCSYVVCSFSNKSICIYDLITGKMASKAAGHAEIVTGVIFLPDCKHIVSVDGTGCVFVWKLPASLSSRILERVMERNNPLSPRSSSQPPYLGCLSFCKEEFQHSNINPDGVWSMMNNSQHLNGMLNPGISQREASAFKFSVSRLPKWAQAKVTGSNGVCKNLNCTSSEVFSPLSTEVQIPSDNASPSPGTVNGRTYSNVPLDNHWHSVYTVFTEALSSPEMFDLCKTEFAEIPLNIRKHRTVISEDQNSFGLNNLSKNEKMGVAPDQHVGCNNNDVSWCSEELSESKAEQLYLSESTEGNLDSVSYEEDSHMFKQHFGSLSNTRKAESRKSLVRKFSARYIVQWDYPGDFKERFSSPVENTSVRKNSKDETATYIISEDGSSQGKEIEKLRK, encoded by the exons GCAGGAAACCAGTCATCAGTACTAGTGTGGGATTCTTTTACTTTATCTGTTGTCTCTGAATTGAAAGGCCATATATATGGAGCTACATGCATCTGTTTCTCACCGAATG GTAAACATCTGGTGTCTGTTGGAGGATATATTTACCTTTGGAACTGGCGGAGTGGTGAGCTGATAACAAAGCTTCAAGCAACTTCTTGTTCTACAATTTCAAGTATTAGCTTCTCATCAGATGCAAAATTTTTTGTAACTTCTGGGAAGAAGCACCTGAAATTCTGGTTACTTGGATCTTCTAGAAAGACTCAACTATATGAAGGGATGAGAAAGAGTACATCATTAGCAATACATGAAAAGCCTACCAATCTTTCTATTCATAAAGCAAGCTCTGTTACATCTATCAGTTCTGTGTGGTGTTGTAATGGCTATGATAATTGTAAAAAAGCTGGTGATTGCTTTCCCATATATACATTGACTGATTCAG GCATTTTATACCTTATTAATTCTGGGATGTCGGTTGAAAAGTCTGTGACCTTGAAA GTTCGAAAAGCTTTTGCATTATCAACATCAGCAAAGCTAATTGCGTGTGCATGCAATAATGGAACAGTCCAATTATTCACCCCCATCTCTCTAGAATACGTGGGTAGTATATTgtattcaaagaaaaaaaagttacttaaaGGAAGCAATTTAGTTAGTCACACTATAGTTCCAGAGCAGGCTTCTGAACAGTTACATGCCCTGCCTGATGCAATTGCCTGTCAGTTTTCGGCCTTAGAAAAGATTG TTGTTGTTTACGGAGATCATAGTCTCTACATCTATGACATCCATGATGTGAATCAG GTCACAAAGTGTTATGTGCTTGTTTCACATTCCTCATGCATATGGGATATCAAGAATCTATGTTGTGAAAACATGCATGATCCATCTCTTGCATGCACTGCTAGAGGTTGTCTGGGGGGGATTTCTTTTGCAACTTGTTCTACTGATGGTACAATCAGGATCTGGGATATTGCTTTGCAATCTGATTTTTCAAATGATGCTGAAGATTTGAAGACTGAACTATTGAGTTCTTCATTTTTAG TAACTGCTGGGACATTTGAACGTGATGCAGTTAAGGTACATGTTACAAATGGAGAGTTTCGGTCACTTGCTGTTAGTTCCGATGGAAATTATCTCGCTGCTGGTGATTCCAAAGGGAACATTCATATATACAACCTTCAAACATCGGATTACACATGTTTCCAG GGTGCTCATGATGGGGAGATTCTTACATTAAGCTTCACCTTGTCCACCCAAGATAAGGAAATTgtgaaaaacaattattttcttgCTTCAGGGGGACGAGATTGTATGATCCATCTCTATGATGTGAAAAG AAATTTTGATCTTATTGACAGCATTGATGACCATTCGGCTGCAGTGACTTCTATCAAAATTAGCAGCAATGGTTGCAGGATCCTCAGTTGTAGTGCTGACAG TTTCCTGGTTCTTCGAGATGTGGTAATAGCAGATGATGGTTATAAGATTTTGCAACAACATCGCCAAAAGGCTTTACAACGTGGAACTGTCTATGACATGGCTGTGGATGCGACATGTGAGACTGTTGTCACTGTTGGGCAG gataagaaaataaagacgTTTGACATGGCTGCTCAGAAACTAATTAGGTCGCACAACCACGATAAAAATTTTGGTGAACCTATAAAG GTTATAATGGACCCAAGCTGCAGTTACGTGGTCTGCTCATTCTCTAACAAGTCTATATGCATATATGACTTGATCACAGGGAAGATGGCTTCGAAGGCAGCAGGGCATGCTGAAATTGTTACTGGTGTCATCTTTTTACCTGATTGCAAGCATATAGTTTCG GTGGATGGTACGGGTTGTGTTTTTGTGTGGAAATTGCCTGCTTCATTGTCTTCTAGAATATTGGAGAGAGTAATGGAAAGAAACAATCCATTGTCTCCAAGAAGCTCTAGTCAGCCTCCCTACCTTGGTTGTCTATCATTTTGCAAAGAAGAATTCCAGCATTCCAATATCAATCCTGATGGTGTTTGGTCAATGATGAACAACAGCCAACATTTGAATGGAATGCTTAATCCTGGGATCAGTCAGAGAGAGGCTTCAGCTTTTAAATTTAGTGTTTCAAGACTTCCCAAATGGGCACAAGCAAAAGTGACCGGTTCAAATGGTGTCTGCAAGAATCTAAATTGCACTTCGTCAGAG GTTTTTTCTCCTTTGTCCACCGAAGTTCAAATTCCATCCGATAATGCTTCTCCATCGCCTGGTACTGTTAATGGAAGAACTTATAG CAACGTTCCGTTAGACAACCATTGGCACTCTGTTTACACTGTTTTTACGGAAGCGCTTTCTTCCCCTGAGATGTTTGATTTGTGTAAGACAGAGTTTGCAGAGATTCCCTTGAATATAA GAAAACATAGGACTGTGATTAGTGAGGACCAGAACTCCTTTGGGCTTAATAACCTTAGTAAGAATGAAAAGATGGGTGTTGCTCCAGACCAACATGTTGGTTGCAATAATAACGATGTTTCTTGGTGTTCTGAAGAACTTTCTGAGAGTAAAGCAGAGCAGTTGTATTTGAGTGAATCTACTGAAGGCAATTTGGACAGTGTATCATATGAAGAAGACAGTCACATGTTTAAGCAACATTTTGGTAGCTTATCAAATACGCGCAAG GCAGAGTCAAGGAAGTCTTTAGTTAGAAAGTTTTCTGCTAGATATATTGTGCAATGGGATTACCCAGGGGATTTTAAGGAACGGTTTAGCAGTCCTGTAGAGAATACAAGTGTTAGAAAGAACTCTAAGGATGAAACTGCTACTTATATTATATCAGAAGACGGATCCTCACAGGGGAAGGAAATTGAGAAATTGAGAAAGTGA
- the LOC108329194 gene encoding uncharacterized protein LOC108329194 isoform X2 encodes MELHASVSHRMYSVQGKHLVSVGGYIYLWNWRSGELITKLQATSCSTISSISFSSDAKFFVTSGKKHLKFWLLGSSRKTQLYEGMRKSTSLAIHEKPTNLSIHKASSVTSISSVWCCNGYDNCKKAGDCFPIYTLTDSGILYLINSGMSVEKSVTLKVRKAFALSTSAKLIACACNNGTVQLFTPISLEYVGSILYSKKKKLLKGSNLVSHTIVPEQASEQLHALPDAIACQFSALEKIVVVYGDHSLYIYDIHDVNQVTKCYVLVSHSSCIWDIKNLCCENMHDPSLACTARGCLGGISFATCSTDGTIRIWDIALQSDFSNDAEDLKTELLSSSFLVTAGTFERDAVKVHVTNGEFRSLAVSSDGNYLAAGDSKGNIHIYNLQTSDYTCFQGAHDGEILTLSFTLSTQDKEIVKNNYFLASGGRDCMIHLYDVKRNFDLIDSIDDHSAAVTSIKISSNGCRILSCSADSFLVLRDVVIADDGYKILQQHRQKALQRGTVYDMAVDATCETVVTVGQDKKIKTFDMAAQKLIRSHNHDKNFGEPIKVIMDPSCSYVVCSFSNKSICIYDLITGKMASKAAGHAEIVTGVIFLPDCKHIVSVDGTGCVFVWKLPASLSSRILERVMERNNPLSPRSSSQPPYLGCLSFCKEEFQHSNINPDGVWSMMNNSQHLNGMLNPGISQREASAFKFSVSRLPKWAQAKVTGSNGVCKNLNCTSSEVFSPLSTEVQIPSDNASPSPGTVNGRTYSNVPLDNHWHSVYTVFTEALSSPEMFDLCKTEFAEIPLNIRKHRTVISEDQNSFGLNNLSKNEKMGVAPDQHVGCNNNDVSWCSEELSESKAEQLYLSESTEGNLDSVSYEEDSHMFKQHFGSLSNTRKAESRKSLVRKFSARYIVQWDYPGDFKERFSSPVENTSVRKNSKDETATYIISEDGSSQGKEIEKLRK; translated from the exons ATGGAGCTACATGCATCTGTTTCTCACCGAATG TATTCTGTCCAAGGTAAACATCTGGTGTCTGTTGGAGGATATATTTACCTTTGGAACTGGCGGAGTGGTGAGCTGATAACAAAGCTTCAAGCAACTTCTTGTTCTACAATTTCAAGTATTAGCTTCTCATCAGATGCAAAATTTTTTGTAACTTCTGGGAAGAAGCACCTGAAATTCTGGTTACTTGGATCTTCTAGAAAGACTCAACTATATGAAGGGATGAGAAAGAGTACATCATTAGCAATACATGAAAAGCCTACCAATCTTTCTATTCATAAAGCAAGCTCTGTTACATCTATCAGTTCTGTGTGGTGTTGTAATGGCTATGATAATTGTAAAAAAGCTGGTGATTGCTTTCCCATATATACATTGACTGATTCAG GCATTTTATACCTTATTAATTCTGGGATGTCGGTTGAAAAGTCTGTGACCTTGAAA GTTCGAAAAGCTTTTGCATTATCAACATCAGCAAAGCTAATTGCGTGTGCATGCAATAATGGAACAGTCCAATTATTCACCCCCATCTCTCTAGAATACGTGGGTAGTATATTgtattcaaagaaaaaaaagttacttaaaGGAAGCAATTTAGTTAGTCACACTATAGTTCCAGAGCAGGCTTCTGAACAGTTACATGCCCTGCCTGATGCAATTGCCTGTCAGTTTTCGGCCTTAGAAAAGATTG TTGTTGTTTACGGAGATCATAGTCTCTACATCTATGACATCCATGATGTGAATCAG GTCACAAAGTGTTATGTGCTTGTTTCACATTCCTCATGCATATGGGATATCAAGAATCTATGTTGTGAAAACATGCATGATCCATCTCTTGCATGCACTGCTAGAGGTTGTCTGGGGGGGATTTCTTTTGCAACTTGTTCTACTGATGGTACAATCAGGATCTGGGATATTGCTTTGCAATCTGATTTTTCAAATGATGCTGAAGATTTGAAGACTGAACTATTGAGTTCTTCATTTTTAG TAACTGCTGGGACATTTGAACGTGATGCAGTTAAGGTACATGTTACAAATGGAGAGTTTCGGTCACTTGCTGTTAGTTCCGATGGAAATTATCTCGCTGCTGGTGATTCCAAAGGGAACATTCATATATACAACCTTCAAACATCGGATTACACATGTTTCCAG GGTGCTCATGATGGGGAGATTCTTACATTAAGCTTCACCTTGTCCACCCAAGATAAGGAAATTgtgaaaaacaattattttcttgCTTCAGGGGGACGAGATTGTATGATCCATCTCTATGATGTGAAAAG AAATTTTGATCTTATTGACAGCATTGATGACCATTCGGCTGCAGTGACTTCTATCAAAATTAGCAGCAATGGTTGCAGGATCCTCAGTTGTAGTGCTGACAG TTTCCTGGTTCTTCGAGATGTGGTAATAGCAGATGATGGTTATAAGATTTTGCAACAACATCGCCAAAAGGCTTTACAACGTGGAACTGTCTATGACATGGCTGTGGATGCGACATGTGAGACTGTTGTCACTGTTGGGCAG gataagaaaataaagacgTTTGACATGGCTGCTCAGAAACTAATTAGGTCGCACAACCACGATAAAAATTTTGGTGAACCTATAAAG GTTATAATGGACCCAAGCTGCAGTTACGTGGTCTGCTCATTCTCTAACAAGTCTATATGCATATATGACTTGATCACAGGGAAGATGGCTTCGAAGGCAGCAGGGCATGCTGAAATTGTTACTGGTGTCATCTTTTTACCTGATTGCAAGCATATAGTTTCG GTGGATGGTACGGGTTGTGTTTTTGTGTGGAAATTGCCTGCTTCATTGTCTTCTAGAATATTGGAGAGAGTAATGGAAAGAAACAATCCATTGTCTCCAAGAAGCTCTAGTCAGCCTCCCTACCTTGGTTGTCTATCATTTTGCAAAGAAGAATTCCAGCATTCCAATATCAATCCTGATGGTGTTTGGTCAATGATGAACAACAGCCAACATTTGAATGGAATGCTTAATCCTGGGATCAGTCAGAGAGAGGCTTCAGCTTTTAAATTTAGTGTTTCAAGACTTCCCAAATGGGCACAAGCAAAAGTGACCGGTTCAAATGGTGTCTGCAAGAATCTAAATTGCACTTCGTCAGAG GTTTTTTCTCCTTTGTCCACCGAAGTTCAAATTCCATCCGATAATGCTTCTCCATCGCCTGGTACTGTTAATGGAAGAACTTATAG CAACGTTCCGTTAGACAACCATTGGCACTCTGTTTACACTGTTTTTACGGAAGCGCTTTCTTCCCCTGAGATGTTTGATTTGTGTAAGACAGAGTTTGCAGAGATTCCCTTGAATATAA GAAAACATAGGACTGTGATTAGTGAGGACCAGAACTCCTTTGGGCTTAATAACCTTAGTAAGAATGAAAAGATGGGTGTTGCTCCAGACCAACATGTTGGTTGCAATAATAACGATGTTTCTTGGTGTTCTGAAGAACTTTCTGAGAGTAAAGCAGAGCAGTTGTATTTGAGTGAATCTACTGAAGGCAATTTGGACAGTGTATCATATGAAGAAGACAGTCACATGTTTAAGCAACATTTTGGTAGCTTATCAAATACGCGCAAG GCAGAGTCAAGGAAGTCTTTAGTTAGAAAGTTTTCTGCTAGATATATTGTGCAATGGGATTACCCAGGGGATTTTAAGGAACGGTTTAGCAGTCCTGTAGAGAATACAAGTGTTAGAAAGAACTCTAAGGATGAAACTGCTACTTATATTATATCAGAAGACGGATCCTCACAGGGGAAGGAAATTGAGAAATTGAGAAAGTGA